A genomic window from Nicotiana sylvestris chromosome 11, ASM39365v2, whole genome shotgun sequence includes:
- the LOC104233408 gene encoding mitochondrial outer membrane import complex protein METAXIN, with protein sequence MEEAKEREKLTLVTRKSSFGLPTSCPNCLPVYLYLKFSKTPFDLAFNLINPDSDQIPYVESGTYVAYNNEKGGVIRSLIEDSFVDLDSQVRGIPEWVSAKAMVDSWLADAILYELWVGSDGSSAHKIYYSDLPWPLGKILYLKQVHVAKQILGITKDNAGRREEEIYRNANDAFSALSTRLGEQAYFFDNRSTSLDAVFLGHALFTLYALPENSVLRSKLLEHDNLVRYTEKHKLELVDSSASSSSGTQSPSDPSSVPRRPSQWSSKPKSKSKREKTEEEKKFRRRAKYFLVTQLVAVLVFLSLLGGSGDAEVELDEDDYE encoded by the exons ATGGAAGAAGCAAAGGAGAGAGAAAAGCTGACACTGGTGACCCGAAAATCCAGTTTCGGACTACCCACTTCTTGCCCCAATTGTTTGCCCGTTTATCTTTACCTCAAATTCTCCAAAACCCCATTTGATTTGGCTTTCAATCTCATTAACCCCGATTCTG ACCAAATACCTTATGTTGAATCTGGTACATACGTAGCCTACAACAATGAGAAGGGTGGAGTTATCCGCAGTTTAATCGAAGACAGTTTCGTTGATTTGGACTCCCAAGTCCGTGGTATACCTGAATGGGTATCAGCAAAGGCTATGGTTGATTCATGGCTTGCAGATGCCATTTTGTATGAACTATGGGTGGGTTCTGATGGAAGTTCTGCACACAAGATTTATTACTCAGATCTCCCATGGCCACTTGGAAAAATTTTGTACTTAAAGCAAGTTCATGTTGCAAAACAAATTCTTGGTATTACAAAAGATAATGCTGGAAGAAGAGAGGAAGAG ATTTACAGGAATGCTAATGATGCCTTTAGTGCTTTATCAACTAGATTAGGGGAGCAAGCCTATTTCTTTGATAACAG GTCAACAAGTTTGGATGCAGTTTTCCTCGGGCATGCACTTTTTACACTGTATGCATTACCA GAAAATTCAGTGCTCCGAAGCAAGCTCTTGGAACATGATAATCTTGTAAGATACACTGAGAAGCATAAACTTGAATTGGTAGATTCTAGTGCATCATCATCTTCTGGCACACAATCCCCGAGTGATCCTTCATCAGTGCCAAGGCGTCCTTCACAATGGA GTTCGAAACCCAAAAGCAAATCTAAGAGGGAAAAAACTGAGGAAGAGAAGAAGTTTCGTAGAAGAGCTAAATATTTTTTGGTCACTCAACTGGTTGCAGTTTTAGTTTTCCTCTCTCTCCTTGGAGGATCCGGTGATGCTGAAGTGGAGCTTGATGAAGACGACTATGAATGA